The Carassius carassius chromosome 2, fCarCar2.1, whole genome shotgun sequence genome has a segment encoding these proteins:
- the LOC132095754 gene encoding fucolectin-1-like, protein MQNQLLLLKVVKAHQDCAQFLTNYQFRLKRTMCLIHLNQARKMLFSEQLGDQPGDKFKNLALKGKAVQSSTFYTWGAAKAIDGIRYAPGPGSSCSHTGNDLSPWWRLDLLDSYSIYKVTITNRADCCPEQTTGAEIRIGNSLENNGNNNPRCGVTSSFPAGSSVSFSCGGMEGRYVNMYIPNIKKYLTLCEVEVYGAGNF, encoded by the exons ATGCAGAATCAGCTCCTTCTCTTGAAAGTGGTGAAAGCGCACCAGGATTGTGCACAGTTTCTCACCAACTACCAGTTTAGGCTGAAGAGAACGATGTGCTTGATCCACTTAAACCAGGCGAGGAAAATGCTCTTCTCTGAGCAGTTGGGGGATCAGCCTGGAGACAAATTCA agaatttgGCATTAAAAGGAAAGGCTGTACAGTCGAGCACATTTTACACCTGGGGAGCTGCAAAGGCCATCGACGGCATCAGATACGCTCCAGGTCCAGGCTCAAGCTGCTCCCACACAGGTAACGATCTCAGCCCGTGGTGGAGGCTGGACCTGCTGGATTCTTACTCCATTTACAAAGTGACCATCACCAACAGAGCCGACTGCTGTCCGGAGCAAACGACTGGAGCAGAGATCCGCATCGGAAACTCTCTGGAAAACAACGGCAACAACAATCCCAG atGTGGTGTCACTTCATCTTTCCCAGCAGGCAGTTCTGTCAGTTTCTCTTGCGGTGGAATGGAAGGTCGTTATGTGAACATGTACATTCCCAACATCAAGAAGTATCTCACGCTGTGTGAGGTGGAGGTTTATGGAGCAGGTAATTTCTAA